Proteins encoded together in one Diceros bicornis minor isolate mBicDic1 chromosome 18, mDicBic1.mat.cur, whole genome shotgun sequence window:
- the FAM187A gene encoding Ig-like V-type domain-containing protein FAM187A, whose translation MNLAHTTVLLWTWGSLQAFEIVEKENIFQRTSCPAFLMFDNAAYLADMSFELPCHCKPEEVSAVVWYYQKHLGSGHTKVLTDFDGRVLTEEAQVRVGSDMLVRFSIRMFSLLVFRAQPEDSGLYFCGTRKGDYFYAYDVDIQSSEGMVATFKDQGQEPFEDEYHGSLHVFTTFWEWTPCDRCGVRGEQWRLGLCYLQSPDLSPRYRKTLPDVVSCGSRAVPSKLQAKARHHTPELLVRSCMVPCEKNKVVREGIMAIFNYVSKVGSRPWVPKVPIQFHQQRLGHGLIISCPGARPEHAVAWDKDHQFLYRTQYLKGVNRSMRVFIDHGNHLHIRFTQLSDRGIYYCWRQGTRVAGFRLGVTSRGRYRVSFSDPETRSAMELTLIGYLLITAVFVTVHLCRCCCYLFRCCPNFSP comes from the coding sequence ATGAACCTGGCCCACACCACTGTGCTCCTGTGGACGTGGGGGAGTCTCCAGGCCTTTGAAATTGTGGAGAAGGAGAACATTTTTCAGAGGACCTCTTGCCCGGCTTTCCTGATGTTTGACAATGCAGCCTACCTGGCCGACATGAGCTTCGAGCTTCCCTGCCACTGCAAGCCAGAGGAGGTGTCTGCTGTCGTCTGGTACTACCAAAAGCACCTAGGTAGCGGCCACACCAAAGTGCTGACAGACTTCGATGGGCGGGTGCTGACAGAGGAAGCCCAGGTGCGTGTGGGCAGTGACATGCTGGTCCGCTTCAGCATCCGCATGTTCAGCCTGTTGGTTTTCCGGGCCCAGCCTGAGGACTCTGGCTTGTATTTCTGTGGCACCCGCAAGGGGGACTACTTTTACGCTTACGATGTGGACATCCAGAGCAGTGAGGGAATGGTGGCCACTTTCAAGGACCAGGGCCAGGAGCCCTTTGAAGACGAGTACCATGGGAGCCTCCATGTCTTCACCACCTTCTGGGAGTGGACCCCCTGTGACCGGTGCGGGGTGCGCGGGGAGCAGTGGCGCCTTGGCCTCTGCTACCTGCAGAGCCCAGACCTCTCCCCACGCTACCGCAAGACACTGCCTGACGTGGTGTCCTGTGGTTCGCGGGCTGTGCCAAGTAAGCTTCAGGCCAAGGCCAGGCACCACACACCTGAGCTGCTGGTTCGGAGCTGTATGGTGCCCTGCGAGAAGAACAAGGTGGTCCGGGAGGGCATAATGGCCATCTTCAACTATGTGTCCAAAGTGGGCAGCCGGCCCTGGGTGCCCAAGGTGCCCATTCAGTTCCACCAGCAGAGGCTGGGCCACGGACTCATCATCTCCTGTCCTGGGGCCCGGCCAGAGCATGCTGTGGCCTGGGACAAGGACCACCAGTTCCTCTACCGCACACAGTACCTGAAGGGCGTCAACAGGTCCATGAGGGTGTTCATTGACCATGGCAACCATCTCCACATCCGCTTTACCCAGCTGAGTGACCGGGGCATCTACTATTGCTGGCGGCAGGGGACGCGGGTCGCTGGGTTTCGACTGGGCGTGACATCTCGAGGCCGCTACCGGGTCTCCTTCTCGGACCCTGAAACTCGCTCCGCCATGGAACTCACACTGATAGGCTACCTGCTCATCACGGCAGTCTTTGTCACTGTTCACCTCTGTCGTTGCTGCTGTTACTTATTTCGCTGTTGTCCCAATTTCTCCCCTTAG
- the CCDC103 gene encoding coiled-coil domain-containing protein 103, translating to MERNDIINFKALEKELQAALTADEKYKRENAAKLRAVEQRVASYEEFRGIVLASHLKPLEQKDKIGGKRTVPWNCHTTQGRTSQDETTEISQNILLQPETSADFYRDWRRYLRSGPERYQALLQLGGPKLARLFQTDVGFGLLGELLVALADHVRPADRSVVLGILRSLASTGRFTLNLSLLSHVQRESCRGLFQKLQAMGAPRPMKEGLSQREWSVEELPAGLQEEERLLQELLGLYQMD from the exons ATGGAAAGAAATGACATCATCAACTTCAAGGCGTTAGAAAAAGAGCTGCAGGCTGCACTCACTGCTGATGAGAAGTACAAACGGGAGAATGCTGCCAAGTTACGGGCAGTGGAACAGAGGGTGGCTTCCTATGAGGAGTTCAG GGGTATTGTCCTTGCATCACATCTGAAGCCACTAGAGCAGAAGGACAAGATAGGAGGAAAGAGGACTGTGCCCTGGAACTGTCACACTACTCAGGGAAGGACTTCCCAGGACGAGACCACTGAAATCTCCCAG AACATACTCCTCCAGCCTGAGACCTCGGCAGACTTCTACCGTGATTGGCGGCGATACTTGCGGAGTGGGCCAGAGCGCTACCAGGCCCTGCTGCAGCTCGGGGGTCCAAAGCTGGCCCGCCTCTTCCAGACGGATGTGGGGTTTGGACTTCTAGGGGAGCTGCTGGTGGCACTGGCCGATCACGTGAGGCCGGCAGACCGGTCAGTGGTGCTGGGGATCCTGCGCAGCCTGGCCAGCACCGGGCGCTTCACCCTGAACCTGAGCCTGCTGAGCCACGTGCAAAGAGAGAGCTGCAGAGGCTTGTTTCAGAAGCTGCAGGCCATGGGCGCCCCCAGACCCATGAAGGAAGGGCTCAGCCAGAGGGAGTGGAGTGTGGAGGAGCTGCCTGCTGGGctccaggaggaggagaggctcCTCCAAGAGCTGCTAGGGCTGTACCAGATGGATTAA